The following proteins are encoded in a genomic region of Medicago truncatula cultivar Jemalong A17 unplaced genomic scaffold, MtrunA17r5.0-ANR MtrunA17Chr0c14, whole genome shotgun sequence:
- the LOC120577882 gene encoding uncharacterized protein, which yields MADYPQDEQERYIIVPSGNSFMPCKPAASAIRDIIQGRFHGFWKTYGDIPDDEKDAWFGLFEMKCTWNPRYYAQIRRNFHIRASARLSDMLRHVRLRHETAGKRPYWIGEPLMRQLVDYWGSPEFKAKSEKAKKNRASEKGGCIHTGGCISTAEHAVDW from the exons atGGCAGATTATCCGCAAGATGAACAAGAGCGTTACATCATTGTGCCTAGCGGGAACTC TTTCATGCCCTGCAAGCCAGCCGCCAGTGCCATTAGAGACATCATCCAGGGAAGGTTTCATGGATTTTGGAAGACTTATGGTGATATCCCAGATGATGAAAAGGATGCATGGTTTGGTCTTTTTGAG ATGAAGTGTACCTGGAACCCCAGGTACTATGCTCAGATAAGGAGGAACTTTCACATTAGAGCTTCTGCCCGCCTCTCCGACATGTTGCGACATGTCCGACTTCGTCACGAGACTGCTGGAAAGAGGCCCTACTGGATCGGGGAGCCACTTATGAGGCAGTTGGTGGACTATTGGGGGAGTCCAGAGTTTAAGGCGAAATCAGAGAAGGCAAAGAAGAACAGAGCATCAGAGAAAGGGGGATGCATCCACACGGGAGGCTGCATAAGCACAGCAGAGCATGCCGTCGACtggtaa
- the LOC120577883 gene encoding serine/threonine-protein kinase TOUSLED: MLTSDSDDDNGADFLIQANTRKRLKPHDDNDDVFERAEVVTEGRQTSLETKNNVDANRKKSGRGRGSSGSSRGRGSKSNDQTRTQISSSTVSASNGQNENDGRLKDPFRNDNGASLEEEIASLRAKVVVLEEDLRKAKQEASQHQNICPQLEKELKELKDLEEQMKPKRTKIISDLLISVSKAERQEARLKVRQDSLRLGNVGVIRAGTVLSETWEDGQALKDLNAQLKQLLETKEAIERQRKLFKKKQSGTTQFPFFC, from the exons ATGTTAACAAGTGATTCTGATGATGAT AATGGTGCGGATTTCTTGATTCAAGCCAACACACGTAAGCGCTTAAAACCGCACGATGATAACGATGATGTTTTTGAACGTGCTGAG GTTGTTACTGAAGGAAGACAAACTAGTTTGgagacaaaaaataatgttgatgCAAATAGAAAGAAATCTGGTCGTGGAAGAGGGAGTTCTGGTTCAAGCAGAGGCCGTGGTTCCAAATCTAATGATCAGACCAGAACacaaatttcttcttcaacagtttCGGCTTCAAATGGTCAGAATGAGAAT GATGGTAGACTCAAAGATCCGTTTCGTAATGATAATGGTGCTTCATTAGAG GAGGAGATTGCATCTTTACGTGCAAAAGTTGTTGTGTTGGAGGAAGACTTACGTAAAGCAAAGCAAGAAGCCTCTCAGCATCAGAATATTTGTCCACAGTTAGAAAAG GAactgaaggaattgaaagatcTTGAGGAGCAAATGAAACCTAAG agaacaaaaataatatcCGATTTGCTGATATCAGTTTCAAAGGCTGAGAGACAAGAAGCAAGACTAAAAGTACGACAGGACTCATTGAGACTCGGAAATGTTGGTGTAATCAG AGCTGGAACTGTCTTATCTGAGACCTGGGAAGATGGTCAGGCGTTAAAGGATCTGAATGCCCAGCTT AAACAACTACTCGAAACAAAGGAGGCAATTGAGCGCCAGCGCAAGTTATTCAAGAAAAAACAATCTGGTACCACTCAGTTTCCTTTTTTCTGTTAA